From one Mytilus edulis chromosome 1, xbMytEdul2.2, whole genome shotgun sequence genomic stretch:
- the LOC139486399 gene encoding uncharacterized protein, with product MAAKKCSQQPCCKPVNYNQCIDMSCWTLEDRRYCNIPMNIKSIDCFCVLHERNCFIEEDLFGYEIDEDQHYLWVDGGCNGIFRVCSKQVSNNNLQCLSRNNIFKPTHRTPSPTRKYTQGVTNKSSTTPPLYIGSTTVLPNQQEATTSSTGLLIVLPLVILAVLVAVILLVYNRKRLRCKRHAAVRNKTKTGEDRPYMESIKLDHDIVYDEIRPRQTSGQDKRKSQIPIYNICGDNMDTNTDAEKMTNANYYVLERDTIHPNVRVPAQRDLSKTKSDSQSDRPIPLPRRKLTGRLSVEEQAGYFVPVDVKIPDVDKNKDTGNEYFILEKENNDNENRYVRDTGFVFKQPNRNVEYFVLEKENSGFTET from the exons ATGGCTGCTAAAAAATGTAGTCAACAGCCATGCTGCAAAC CCGTAAATTATAACCAGTGCATTGATATGTCATGTTGGACTCTAGAAGATAGACGTTACTGTAATATTCCCATGAATATCAAATCTATTGATTGTTTCTGCGTGTTACACGAGCGAAATTGTTTTATTGAGGAAGATCTGTTTGGATATGAAATCGACGAAGATCAACACTATTTATGGGTTGATGGTGGATGCAATGGAATATTTCGAGTTTGCAGTAAACAAG TATCCAACAACAACTTACAATGTCTATCGAGGAATAACATCTTTAAACCAACGCACAGGACACCAAGCCCAACAAGAAAGTATACACAAGGTGTAACGAACAAGAGTAGCACAACACCACCACTTTATATAGGAAGCACAACAGTTTTACCAAACCAACAGGAAGCTACAACCAGTTCCACAGGGTTGTTGATAGTACTTCCGTTAGTTATATTGGCTGTTTTAGTAGCAGTGATATTACTAGTTTACAACAGAAAGAG GTTAAGATGCAAAAGACATGCTGCAGTGAGAAATAAGACTAAG ACAGGTGAAGACAGACCTTATATGGAGAGTATAAAATTAGATCATGATATCGTGTACGATGAGATTCGGCCTCGCCAAACTTCCGGCCAGGATAAAAGAAAGAGTCAAATTCCAATTTACAACATATGTGGTGATAACATGGACACGAATACAGATGCTGAAAAAATGACGAATGCTAATTATTACGTACTGGAGAGAGATACAATTCATCCTAACGTTAGAGTACCAGCGCAAAGAGATTTAAGCAAAACAAAGTCAGACAGTCAATCTGACAGGCCAATTCCACTACCAAGAAGAAAACTAACTGGCAGATTATCAGTGGAAGAACAGGCAGGTTATTTTGTTCCTGTGGATGTTAAGATACCAGATGTGGATAAAAATAAAGACACTGGGAACGAATACTTCATTCTTGAGAAGGAAAATAATGATAACGAAAACCGTTATGTGCGAGACACTGGCTTTGTTTTTAAACAACCAAACAGAAATGTGGAATATTTTGTTCTAGAAAAAGAAAACAGTGGATTTACTGAGACTTAA